A single Anopheles funestus chromosome 2RL, idAnoFuneDA-416_04, whole genome shotgun sequence DNA region contains:
- the LOC125762987 gene encoding vesicular acetylcholine transporter-like isoform X3, whose protein sequence is MAPLPVINLEPSEVKEIFWTKVKEPQSQRKLILVIVSIALLLDNMLYMVIVPIIPDYLRYIGTWGPEEPYNMSAPTTVFTPHAHSHHGQDSATGILFASKAIVQLMVNPFSGALIDRIGYDLPMMVGLIIMFLSTMVFACGRSYSMLFFARSLQGVGSAFADTSGLAMIADRFTEEAERTKALGIALAFISFGCLVAPPFGGALYQFAGKEVPFVILALISLMDGFMLLLVMKPIKEQLADRHEVKPPSVPIWKLLMDPYIAVCAGALMMSNVALAFLEPTISLWMEDNLTTDNWKIGMVWLPAFFPHVFGVIITVKMARQYPEKQWLMAAGGLALEGLCCFIIPFSSSYIMLMIPICGICFGIALIDTALLPTLGYLVDIRYVSVYGSIYAIADISYSLAYAVGPIVAGGVVETIGFTALNFLIAFSNLLYAPVMSYLRNIYDFKHFENEANVLMGDPPTKEYQTYTMHDQQVVGEEYKNHLEYGRQTDDGNYQQETNIDQGYSQNGSYQQQQQGGYQNYQPGYQEQGGSVYQQQQQAPRHLPQQPQQVANPFRHGESSGQQQQQQQQQQPAPSQSRVSNPFRQGF, encoded by the coding sequence ATGGCACCGTTACCCGTAATTAATCTCGAACCGAGCGAGGTGAAGGAGATCTTCTGGACCAAAGTGAAGGAACCACAGTCGCAGCGTAAGCTGATTCTCGTGATCGTCTCAATCGCACTGCTGCTAGATAACATGCTGTACATGGTGATCGTGCCGATCATACCGGACTACCTACGGTATATTGGTACTTGGGGTCCGGAAGAACCGTACAATATGAGTGCCCCCACCACCGTCTTTACACCGCACGCACATTCACACCATGGACAAGATTCGGCCACCGGTATCCTGTTCGCCTCGAAAGCCATCGTGCAACTGATGGTCAATCCATTCTCTGGCGCACTTATCGATCGGATCGGATACGATCTCCCGATGATGGTGGGACTGATCATCATGTTCCTCTCCACGATGGTGTTTGCCTGTGGGCGTAGCTACAGTATGCTGTTCTTCGCCCGTTCCCTACAGGGCGTTGGGTCGGCCTTTGCCGATACTTCCGGTCTGGCCATGATTGCTGACCGGTTTACGGAGGAAGCGGAACGTACAAAGGCTCTCGGCATTGCACTAGCATTCATTAGTTTCGGTTGTCTAGTGGCACCCCCGTTCGGTGGTGCATTATACCAGTTCGCCGGTAAGGAGGTTCCGTTCGTCATTCTAGCGCTAATATCATTGATGGACGGATTCATGCTACTGCTTGTGATGAAACCAATCAAAGAGCAGCTGGCCGATCGACACGAAGTAAAACCACCATCCGTACCGATCTGGAAACTGCTGATGGATCCGTACATTGCCGTTTGTGCCGGTGCACTCATGATGTCTAACGTGGCACTCGCTTTCCTGGAGCCCACCATATCACTCTGGATGGAGGATAATTTGACGACGGACAACTGGAAGATTGGAATGGTCTGGTTGCCAGCCTTCTTCCCACACGTATTCGGTGTGATCATCACGGTCAAGATGGCAAGGCAGTACCCGGAAAAGCAATGGTTAATGGCGGCCGGAGGACTCGCACTGGAAGGCCTTTGCTGCTTCATCATTCCCTTCAGCTCGTCCTACATCATGCTAATGATACCAATCTGTGGAATCTGTTTCGGGATTGCGCTAATAGACACAGCTCTACTGCCTACGCTCGGCTACCTAGTAGATATACGGTACGTCTCAGTGTATGGTAGTATCTACGCCATTGCGGACATCTCGTACTCATTAGCGTACGCTGTTGGTCCGATTGTTGCCGGCGGTGTGGTGGAAACGATTGGCTTTACAGCCCTAAACTTCCTAATAGCATTCTCGAATCTGTTGTACGCACCGGTTATGTCTTATCTGCGCAACATCTACGACTTTAAGCACTTCGAAAATGAAGCGAACGTACTGATGGGTGATCCACCGACGAAGGAATACCAGACATATACCATGCACGATCAGCAGGTAGTTGGTGAGGAGTACAAAAATCATCTAGAGTACGGACGTCAAACGGATGATGGTAATTATCAGCAAGAGACCAATATCGACCAAGGATACTCTCAGAATGGTAGctatcagcaacaacagcaaggtGGCTACCAAAACTATCAACCCGGGTATCAGGAGCAGGGAGGTAGCGTctatcaacagcaacaacaagctCCACGGCATCTTCCACAGCAACCTCAGCAGGTTGCCAATCCGTTCCGACACGGGGAGTCTTcaggacagcagcagcagcagcagcaacaacagcaaccggCTCCGTCTCAATCGCGAGTCTCGAATCCATTCCGGCAAGGCTTTTAA